One Azoarcus sp. DN11 DNA segment encodes these proteins:
- a CDS encoding M3 family metallopeptidase, which produces MSNPLLDFTSLPRFDEIRPEHVAPAIRQLIEEDRALITALVADTAPPTWANFVTPLTEEGERLGRAWGVVGHLHSVMDVPEWREAYNALLPEVSSFYAEVGQNLELFEKYRQLFNSAEYDQLPPVRQRIIDHELRDFRLSGAELPDADKPRFKAIQEEMSALAAKFSENLLDATNAHAEWITDEAELSGLPADAIDAARAAAEREGKPGWKFTLQMPSYLPVLQYADSQALRERMYRAYATRASEQGKAELDNGPLIGRILALRAEEAKMLGYANYAEVSLVAKMAESPAQVLGFLRELAAKAKPFAEKDLAALKEFARTELGLDPLEPWDVAYASEKLRQARYAFSEQEVKQYFPEPKVLKGLFGVIRSLYGVDIVAEEAPKWDPAAHFFRIEKAGETVGHFYLDLHARETKRGGAWMDSARSRYSNMRGVQTPVAYLVCNFPGPVGGKPATFTHDDVLTLFHECGHGLHHLLTRVDDLAVSGIHGVEWDAVELPSQFMENFCWEWDVLSGMTAHVDTGAPLPRELFDKMIAAKNFQSGMQMVRQLEFSMFDLRLHSELDASAGPVAVKQVMTLLDAVRREVAVMIPPAWHRFPHSFSHIFAGGYAAGYYSYKWAEVLSADAFEAFEEAGAGKGTLLDRATGERFWREILAVGGSRPALDSFKAFRGREPRVDALLRHNGMVAA; this is translated from the coding sequence ATGTCCAATCCCCTGCTCGATTTCACCAGCCTGCCGCGCTTCGACGAGATCCGTCCGGAACATGTCGCGCCGGCGATCCGCCAGCTCATCGAAGAAGACCGTGCGCTGATCACGGCACTCGTCGCCGACACGGCTCCGCCCACCTGGGCCAACTTCGTGACGCCGCTCACCGAGGAAGGCGAACGCCTCGGCCGTGCCTGGGGCGTCGTCGGCCACCTGCACAGCGTGATGGACGTGCCCGAGTGGCGCGAGGCCTACAATGCGCTGCTGCCGGAAGTGTCGAGCTTCTACGCCGAGGTCGGGCAGAACCTGGAGCTGTTCGAGAAATACCGCCAGCTCTTCAACAGCGCCGAATACGACCAGCTGCCGCCCGTGCGCCAGCGCATCATCGACCACGAGCTGCGCGACTTCCGCCTGTCAGGCGCAGAGCTGCCCGACGCCGACAAGCCGCGCTTCAAGGCGATCCAGGAGGAGATGTCAGCGCTCGCGGCGAAGTTCTCCGAGAACCTGCTCGACGCGACCAACGCGCATGCGGAGTGGATCACCGACGAGGCGGAACTCTCCGGCCTGCCGGCCGACGCGATCGACGCCGCGCGTGCCGCCGCCGAGCGCGAGGGCAAGCCGGGCTGGAAGTTCACGCTGCAGATGCCGTCCTACCTGCCCGTGCTGCAGTACGCCGACAGCCAGGCGCTGCGCGAGCGCATGTATCGCGCCTATGCGACGCGCGCGTCCGAGCAGGGCAAGGCGGAGCTCGACAACGGCCCGCTGATCGGCCGCATCCTCGCGCTGCGCGCCGAGGAGGCGAAGATGTTGGGCTACGCGAACTACGCCGAGGTGTCGCTGGTCGCGAAGATGGCCGAGTCGCCGGCGCAGGTGCTCGGCTTCCTGCGCGAACTCGCAGCGAAGGCCAAGCCTTTCGCGGAAAAGGATCTCGCCGCGCTGAAGGAATTCGCGCGTACCGAGCTGGGCCTCGATCCGCTCGAGCCCTGGGACGTCGCCTACGCATCGGAGAAGCTGCGCCAGGCGCGCTACGCATTCTCGGAACAGGAGGTGAAGCAGTACTTCCCCGAGCCGAAGGTGTTGAAGGGCCTGTTCGGCGTGATCCGCAGCCTGTACGGCGTCGATATCGTCGCCGAGGAGGCGCCGAAGTGGGACCCCGCCGCACATTTCTTCCGCATCGAGAAGGCGGGCGAGACGGTCGGCCACTTCTACCTCGACCTGCATGCGCGCGAGACCAAGCGCGGCGGGGCGTGGATGGATTCGGCGCGCAGCCGCTATTCGAACATGCGCGGCGTGCAGACGCCGGTGGCCTACCTGGTGTGCAACTTCCCCGGCCCGGTGGGCGGCAAGCCCGCAACCTTCACGCACGACGACGTGCTGACGCTGTTCCACGAGTGCGGCCACGGCCTGCACCACCTGCTGACGCGCGTCGATGACCTGGCGGTGTCGGGCATCCACGGCGTGGAGTGGGACGCAGTCGAGCTGCCGAGCCAGTTCATGGAGAATTTCTGCTGGGAGTGGGATGTGCTGTCGGGCATGACGGCGCACGTCGATACCGGCGCACCGCTGCCGCGCGAGCTCTTCGACAAGATGATCGCAGCGAAGAACTTCCAGAGCGGCATGCAGATGGTGCGCCAGCTGGAGTTCTCGATGTTCGACCTGCGCCTGCACAGCGAACTCGACGCCTCCGCCGGCCCGGTGGCGGTCAAGCAGGTGATGACGCTGCTCGACGCAGTGCGGCGCGAGGTCGCAGTGATGATCCCGCCCGCGTGGCACCGCTTCCCGCACAGCTTCTCGCACATCTTCGCGGGCGGCTACGCGGCGGGCTACTACAGCTACAAGTGGGCGGAGGTGCTGTCGGCCGACGCGTTCGAGGCCTTCGAGGAGGCCGGCGCGGGCAAGGGAACGCTGCTCGACCGCGCGACGGGTGAACGCTTCTGGCGCGAGATCCTCGCGGTGGGGGGCAGCCGTCCGGCGCTGGATTCGTTCAAGGCCTTCCGTGGGCGCGAACCACGCGTCGATGCGCTGCTGCGCCACAACGGCATGGTCGCGGCGTAA
- a CDS encoding DUF2189 domain-containing protein has product MDKSYHPLDHHFTLPHVRRVEASRPLQWLRMGVDDMRANLAASLSYGLIFAVIGYLILHYATHMPYLFTAAISGFFLVGPMAAAGLYELSRRHGRGETVDFIGSWKGLKEHSDQLLYYGALLAFTLIGWERLSAILFALFYHDVAPDLSHFFRDVFLSGHYVHFVVSYLVVGGALAGLVFALSVVSVPMVLDRGTDVITAMMTSARAVGFNLGATAVWAALIVVLIGLGFATMMIGMVVLLPLVGHATWHAYKDLVE; this is encoded by the coding sequence ATGGACAAGTCCTACCACCCTCTCGACCATCACTTCACCCTGCCTCACGTCAGGCGCGTGGAAGCATCGAGACCGCTGCAATGGCTGCGCATGGGCGTGGACGACATGCGCGCGAACCTGGCGGCGAGCCTGAGCTACGGGCTGATCTTCGCGGTCATCGGCTATCTGATCCTGCATTACGCGACGCACATGCCTTACCTGTTCACGGCCGCCATCTCGGGCTTCTTCCTCGTCGGGCCGATGGCGGCAGCGGGCCTGTACGAGCTTTCGCGGCGTCACGGGCGCGGCGAAACCGTGGACTTCATCGGCTCCTGGAAGGGGCTGAAGGAGCACAGCGACCAGCTGCTCTATTACGGCGCCCTCCTCGCCTTCACCCTGATCGGCTGGGAGCGCCTGTCGGCGATCCTGTTCGCGCTGTTCTACCATGACGTCGCGCCGGATCTCTCGCATTTCTTCCGCGACGTGTTCCTGTCGGGCCACTACGTGCATTTCGTCGTGTCCTACCTGGTCGTCGGCGGTGCGCTGGCAGGGCTCGTGTTTGCGCTTTCCGTCGTATCCGTGCCGATGGTGCTGGACCGTGGCACCGACGTCATCACCGCGATGATGACCAGCGCGCGGGCGGTGGGCTTCAACCTCGGCGCGACGGCCGTGTGGGCGGCGCTGATCGTCGTGCTGATCGGACTCGGCTTCGCGACGATGATGATCGGCATGGTGGTGCTGTTGCCGCTGGTCGGCCACGCGACCTGGCACGCATACAAGGATCTCGTCGAATAA
- a CDS encoding phosphoribosylaminoimidazolesuccinocarboxamide synthase: MATPLFESSIKSLQLLGRGKVRDIYAVDADKLLIVTSDRLSAFDVILPNPIPDKGRVLTAMANFWFSRLAHIVPNQLTGIDPESVVAAGEREQVRGRALVVKRLKPLPIEAVVRGYVIGSGWKDYQDTGAICGIRLPAGLQQAARLPAPIFTPASKADVGDHDENISFEQAQTRCAAALVNELAGTGRNGAQLASQARDAALALYSEAANYAAGRGIIIADTKFEFGVDAAGTLHLIDEALTPDSSRFWPADSYREGISPPSYDKQYVRDYLETLTWNKKAPGPSLPAEVIARTAAKYREAYERLTGLTLA; the protein is encoded by the coding sequence GTGGCCACTCCCCTGTTCGAATCCTCCATCAAGAGCCTGCAGCTGCTGGGCCGCGGCAAGGTGCGCGACATCTACGCCGTCGATGCCGACAAGCTGCTGATCGTCACCAGCGACCGGCTGTCCGCGTTCGATGTGATCCTGCCGAACCCGATTCCGGACAAGGGCCGCGTGCTGACGGCGATGGCGAACTTCTGGTTCTCGCGCCTCGCGCACATCGTGCCGAACCAGCTCACCGGCATCGACCCGGAATCGGTCGTGGCCGCGGGCGAGCGCGAGCAGGTGCGCGGCCGCGCGCTGGTCGTGAAGCGCCTGAAGCCGCTACCGATCGAGGCGGTCGTGCGCGGCTACGTGATCGGTTCGGGCTGGAAGGACTACCAGGACACCGGCGCGATCTGCGGCATCAGGCTGCCGGCCGGCCTCCAACAGGCGGCCAGGCTGCCCGCGCCGATCTTCACACCGGCCTCGAAGGCCGACGTCGGCGACCATGACGAGAACATCTCGTTCGAACAGGCCCAGACGCGCTGTGCCGCGGCGCTCGTGAACGAGCTGGCCGGTACGGGGCGGAACGGCGCGCAGCTCGCGAGCCAGGCGCGCGACGCGGCGCTGGCGCTGTATTCGGAAGCGGCCAACTACGCGGCGGGCCGCGGCATCATCATCGCCGACACCAAGTTCGAGTTCGGCGTCGATGCGGCCGGCACGCTGCACCTCATCGACGAGGCCCTGACGCCGGATTCGTCGCGCTTCTGGCCCGCCGATAGCTACCGCGAAGGCATCAGCCCGCCGAGCTACGACAAGCAGTACGTGCGCGACTATCTCGAGACCCTGACCTGGAACAAGAAGGCACCGGGGCCGTCGCTACCCGCGGAAGTGATCGCGCGCACCGCGGCGAAATACCGCGAAGCCTACGAGCGCCTGACCGGCCTGACGCTGGCCTGA
- a CDS encoding DUF3422 domain-containing protein, whose amino-acid sequence MPLFDEYPLRQTLNDEVHARPPVTLETPEFVTYLAFLHVDGSAEREGPHLRQLAEQLDLPLPDFSSGHVFLDAGGFRLKWERHNEFTSYTFVRRIDLSGFSEENPLLDVPAAWRCEIPGQLLVATHVELRSVDEVAPETVLAQLSPTGTAAVASQIADGAGWVFTDFQIADGFSRFLVLNASMTPRQAGRSVQRLLEIETYRMMALLAFPVAKDVGRLLALAEDELADLTDNMGAAVAPEDERNVLGRLTRLAAHVERSVARTTFRFGAAAAYYRLVRQRIDDLREVRVSGYPPIREFMERRLAPAIDTCATVARRQEDLSSRIARNSQLLRTRVDVELERQNQELLAQMNRRAKLQLRLQETVEGLSVVAITYYGSQLVQYLAKGAKDFIVPATPEIVTAASIPVIAGLVALGLRRMRRQLAAEEGGH is encoded by the coding sequence ATGCCCCTGTTCGACGAATATCCGCTGCGCCAGACACTGAATGACGAAGTCCACGCGCGACCGCCGGTCACGCTGGAGACGCCGGAGTTCGTCACCTACCTCGCCTTCCTGCACGTCGATGGCAGCGCGGAGCGGGAGGGGCCGCACCTGCGCCAGCTCGCCGAGCAGCTCGACCTGCCGCTTCCGGACTTTTCGTCCGGCCACGTGTTCCTCGACGCCGGCGGCTTCCGGCTGAAGTGGGAGCGCCATAACGAATTCACCAGCTACACCTTCGTCCGCCGCATCGATCTCAGCGGCTTCAGCGAGGAGAACCCGCTGCTCGACGTGCCGGCCGCGTGGCGCTGCGAGATCCCCGGCCAGCTGTTGGTCGCCACGCACGTGGAGCTGCGCAGCGTCGACGAAGTCGCCCCCGAGACCGTGCTCGCGCAGCTGTCGCCGACCGGCACCGCCGCGGTCGCGTCGCAGATCGCCGACGGTGCGGGCTGGGTGTTCACCGACTTCCAGATTGCGGACGGCTTCTCGCGCTTCCTCGTGCTGAACGCGTCGATGACGCCGCGGCAGGCAGGCCGCAGCGTGCAGCGGCTGCTGGAGATCGAGACCTACCGCATGATGGCGCTGCTCGCCTTCCCCGTCGCGAAGGACGTCGGGCGGCTGCTCGCGCTCGCGGAGGACGAGCTGGCCGACCTGACGGACAACATGGGCGCGGCGGTGGCCCCCGAGGACGAACGCAACGTGCTCGGCCGCCTGACCCGGCTCGCGGCGCACGTCGAACGCTCGGTGGCGCGCACCACCTTCCGCTTCGGCGCCGCCGCGGCCTACTACCGGCTGGTGCGCCAGCGCATCGACGACCTGCGCGAAGTGCGCGTCAGCGGTTACCCGCCGATCCGCGAATTCATGGAGCGGCGCCTGGCACCGGCCATCGACACCTGCGCGACCGTGGCGCGACGTCAGGAAGACCTGTCGAGCCGCATCGCGCGCAACTCGCAGCTCCTGCGCACACGCGTCGATGTCGAGCTCGAACGCCAGAACCAGGAACTGCTCGCCCAGATGAACCGCCGGGCGAAGCTTCAGCTGCGCCTGCAGGAGACGGTCGAGGGCCTGTCGGTGGTCGCGATCACCTATTACGGCTCGCAGCTGGTGCAGTACCTCGCCAAGGGGGCGAAGGATTTCATCGTGCCGGCGACGCCGGAGATCGTCACGGCGGCCTCCATCCCGGTGATCGCCGGCCTCGTCGCCCTCGGCTTGCGCCGCATGCGCCGCCAGCTCGCGGCCGAGGAAGGCGGCCATTGA
- a CDS encoding OmpA family protein produces MRKTLIVTALSILTVAGCAQNPFYGENAQTARGAAIGAGAGAVLGNVVGGSGNRTKGGLIGAAIGATVGGLVGRQMDKQEAELRQQMAGTGVQVQRQGDTIRLQAPENITFDTGRADVKPQFQPVLTRVAQSIQQYPDTLVQIEGHTDSTGSASFNQSLSENRADSVRSYMSQRGVEATRMTAVGYGASRPVADNGTPQGRAQNRRVEVLIVPTQTSQPGGVQPAPGPRY; encoded by the coding sequence ATGAGAAAAACATTGATCGTCACGGCGCTATCCATCCTGACGGTCGCAGGCTGTGCGCAGAATCCCTTTTACGGCGAGAACGCCCAGACGGCACGCGGGGCAGCGATCGGGGCGGGCGCAGGTGCGGTTCTCGGCAACGTCGTCGGCGGCTCGGGCAACCGCACGAAGGGCGGCCTGATCGGCGCCGCGATCGGCGCAACCGTCGGCGGCCTGGTCGGACGGCAGATGGACAAGCAGGAAGCGGAGCTGCGCCAGCAGATGGCCGGCACCGGCGTGCAGGTGCAGCGCCAGGGTGACACGATCCGCCTGCAGGCGCCGGAGAACATCACCTTCGATACCGGCCGCGCCGACGTCAAGCCGCAGTTCCAGCCGGTGCTGACACGCGTCGCGCAGAGCATCCAGCAGTACCCCGACACCCTCGTGCAGATCGAGGGACATACCGACTCGACCGGCTCGGCGAGTTTCAACCAGTCGCTGTCGGAAAACCGCGCCGACTCCGTGCGGAGCTACATGAGCCAGCGTGGGGTCGAAGCGACCCGGATGACCGCCGTCGGCTACGGCGCATCGCGTCCCGTTGCGGACAACGGCACGCCGCAGGGCCGCGCGCAGAACCGCCGCGTGGAAGTGCTGATCGTCCCGACCCAGACCTCGCAGCCGGGCGGAGTGCAGCCGGCCCCGGGCCCGCGCTACTGA
- a CDS encoding bifunctional diguanylate cyclase/phosphodiesterase, translating into MTPLKTIRGLLLTAAVIFSTALVVATQFVVSNLHERSIREEAMRDANTFAEMTFQSMFQLMRTGWSRTQLEEFIRAIERSVDNTPHQIAIYRAPRVAELFGDIRQREMDAAMLEVIATGESRRFDQGPEIRVIHALRAEAECRQCHTNAKAGEVLGIIDVRQDITPLLEAGERQFLLAFAPIVPVAIIATLLMVIYIRRRIDRAIAGFATNIRSVSRLADLKQLEKTSLDFGFAEFSPVAAEVRQLAERVRSVAVDKEMLEFEIRLLEKFILTSDVVKDWREYVNRLLIDIDGVMPAYALFSIFKTGDDIFDLEVFWRYTPSAESKQLFEATVRESLARNPYFADGYAVRIEHNIADNSRNSPELVRCDIEVQTKSLLVEAPKIGGIVGIGMQAQAGTDATRWLVVESILSTLLNVVGSVKAIDKYTKDLEYYATRDPLTNLYNQRVFWELLDSEATRSGRHGYRFGLLMIDADNFKSVNDTYGHGFGDVFLQEVATAVRSAIREDDLLARYGGDEFVAILPETDLAGTIEVAQRIIEIVTALAIETPDGARVGGSLSIGMAVYPDHAIETKDLFLFADSMMYRAKAEGKGRVAIPTEQDVVEVFRSLSEKSMLILAAVEARGVIPYYQPIIDPRTGKVEALEVLARIRLEDGSILVADAFVAIAEKMGLMHKLDYILMERALEAAVAVDYQGLLFLNMSPRALVLTDFVQETRRIARASGFDPARIVFEITERETIKNMALLERFINTLRGEGFRLAIDDFGSGFSSFHYVKRFPIDFLKIEGDFILGMKHNDKDRALVRSIVALARDLGIRTVAEYVEDAEVLDKVIGQSIDFAQGYHIQRPTPSIEQAISIGT; encoded by the coding sequence ATGACGCCACTCAAGACCATCCGCGGACTCCTGCTGACTGCCGCCGTCATCTTCTCGACCGCGCTCGTGGTCGCCACCCAGTTCGTGGTGTCCAACCTGCATGAGCGCTCGATCCGCGAAGAGGCCATGCGCGACGCGAACACTTTCGCGGAGATGACCTTCCAGTCGATGTTCCAGCTGATGCGCACGGGCTGGTCGCGCACGCAGCTGGAGGAGTTCATCCGCGCGATCGAGCGTTCGGTGGACAACACGCCGCACCAGATCGCGATCTACCGCGCGCCGCGCGTCGCGGAACTGTTCGGCGACATCCGCCAGCGCGAGATGGACGCCGCGATGCTCGAGGTGATTGCGACCGGGGAAAGCCGCCGCTTCGACCAAGGGCCGGAAATCCGCGTCATCCACGCCCTGCGCGCCGAGGCCGAATGCCGGCAGTGCCACACCAACGCGAAAGCCGGCGAGGTGCTGGGCATCATCGACGTGCGCCAGGACATCACTCCGCTGCTCGAAGCGGGCGAGCGGCAGTTCCTGCTCGCCTTCGCCCCCATCGTTCCGGTCGCGATCATCGCGACGCTGCTGATGGTGATCTATATCCGCCGCCGCATCGACCGCGCGATCGCGGGGTTCGCGACGAACATCCGCTCGGTGAGCCGGCTTGCGGACCTGAAGCAGCTGGAGAAAACCTCGCTCGATTTCGGCTTTGCCGAGTTCAGCCCGGTCGCGGCCGAGGTGCGGCAACTCGCCGAGCGCGTGCGCAGCGTGGCGGTGGACAAGGAGATGCTCGAGTTCGAGATCCGCCTGCTGGAGAAATTCATCCTCACGTCGGACGTGGTCAAGGACTGGCGCGAGTACGTGAATCGCCTCCTCATCGACATCGACGGCGTGATGCCGGCGTATGCGCTGTTCTCGATCTTCAAGACCGGCGACGACATCTTCGACCTCGAAGTGTTCTGGCGCTACACGCCGTCGGCCGAAAGCAAGCAGCTCTTCGAGGCGACGGTGCGCGAGTCGCTCGCGCGCAACCCCTACTTCGCCGACGGCTACGCCGTGCGCATCGAGCACAACATCGCCGACAACTCGCGCAATTCGCCGGAACTCGTGCGCTGCGACATCGAGGTGCAGACCAAGTCGCTGCTGGTCGAGGCGCCCAAGATCGGCGGCATCGTCGGCATCGGCATGCAGGCCCAGGCCGGCACGGATGCCACGCGCTGGCTGGTGGTCGAGAGCATCCTGTCGACGCTGCTCAACGTCGTCGGTTCGGTGAAGGCGATCGACAAATACACGAAGGATCTCGAGTACTACGCGACGCGCGATCCGCTCACCAACCTCTACAACCAGCGCGTGTTCTGGGAGCTGCTCGACAGCGAGGCCACGCGCTCGGGCCGTCACGGCTACCGGTTCGGCCTGCTGATGATCGACGCCGACAACTTCAAGTCGGTGAACGATACCTACGGCCACGGCTTCGGCGACGTGTTCCTGCAGGAGGTCGCGACGGCGGTGCGCAGCGCGATCCGCGAGGACGACCTGCTGGCGCGCTACGGCGGCGACGAGTTCGTCGCGATCCTGCCCGAGACCGACCTCGCCGGGACCATCGAGGTCGCCCAGCGCATCATCGAGATCGTCACCGCGCTGGCGATAGAGACGCCCGACGGTGCGCGCGTCGGCGGCTCGCTGTCGATCGGCATGGCGGTCTATCCCGACCACGCGATTGAGACGAAGGACCTCTTCCTGTTCGCCGACAGCATGATGTATCGCGCCAAGGCCGAGGGCAAGGGCCGGGTGGCGATCCCCACCGAGCAGGACGTCGTGGAAGTGTTCCGCTCGCTGTCCGAGAAGAGCATGCTGATCCTCGCCGCAGTCGAGGCGCGCGGCGTGATCCCCTACTATCAGCCGATCATCGATCCGAGGACCGGCAAGGTCGAGGCGCTGGAGGTGCTCGCGCGCATCCGCCTCGAGGACGGCTCCATCCTCGTCGCCGACGCCTTCGTCGCGATCGCCGAGAAGATGGGCCTGATGCACAAGCTCGACTACATTCTGATGGAACGCGCGCTCGAGGCCGCCGTCGCGGTCGATTACCAGGGCCTGCTGTTCCTGAACATGTCGCCGCGCGCGCTGGTGCTCACCGATTTCGTCCAGGAGACGCGGCGCATCGCCCGCGCGTCGGGCTTCGACCCCGCGCGCATCGTGTTCGAGATCACCGAGCGCGAGACGATCAAGAACATGGCGCTGCTCGAACGCTTCATCAACACGCTGCGCGGCGAAGGCTTCCGCCTCGCGATCGACGACTTCGGCTCGGGCTTCTCGTCCTTCCATTACGTGAAACGCTTCCCGATCGATTTCCTGAAGATCGAGGGCGACTTCATCCTCGGCATGAAGCACAACGACAAGGACCGTGCCCTCGTGCGCAGCATCGTCGCCCTCGCACGCGACCTCGGCATCCGCACGGTGGCCGAATACGTCGAGGATGCCGAAGTGCTCGACAAGGTCATCGGCCAATCCATCGATTTCGCCCAGGGTTACCACATCCAGCGGCCCACACCGTCCATCGAGCAGGCGATCAGCATCGGCACCTGA
- a CDS encoding diguanylate cyclase, whose translation MNLNRKMTLLFGGIAMGTLVMLVLISLYAFRSYSIASSTAHVRTAAEMVRVHLTEAMIQGTISKREQFLNRLLEVQGLRSARVVRSPHVTEQFGAGMNREMNPDEIEKLVLADGNPRYEIRDEGSDSVFRGTIPFAASSRGTPNCLQCHKVSEGTVLGAVTMELSLTELKEKALTTVTWIMFTMAVFAVLSIFLARKLILPVGSTAQAVERAVQRALKGDFKGRVEKRTDDEIGQIASETNNLLNFLDDGLARISQRVVQLTGRTLRQDDNQLEVAIDMVNGLADASSFKQAIEEDETKSEIFGRFGRVLTDHFGVREFSIYETSGPKQLDPFMVDGSQGSACHWCDQQILVRSDMCRAKRSGHPVDGLTQSGICYAFKQPDDAAESRRHYCVPIMQSGSVGSIIQIVVPEAEAARFHAQVPYVNVYVREMAPVLEAKRLTETLRESSLRDAMTGLNNRRFLEEYVDTLVATTRRRKTDLAILVLDIDYFKMVNDTHGHDAGDIVLKSLAAMLRSSVRASDMVIRFGGEEFLIVLQETEAANAIRVAENIRAAVGDLKVQVGGAVLQKTISIGLAMFPEDSETFWQAVKFADVALYRAKEDGRNRVVRFSPEMWEGHAGSY comes from the coding sequence ATGAACCTGAATCGAAAGATGACCCTGCTGTTCGGCGGCATTGCCATGGGTACGCTGGTGATGCTGGTGCTGATCAGCCTGTATGCGTTCCGCAGCTATTCCATCGCCTCGTCGACGGCCCACGTCCGGACGGCGGCGGAGATGGTGCGCGTGCACCTCACCGAGGCGATGATCCAGGGCACGATCAGCAAGCGCGAGCAGTTCCTCAACCGCCTGCTGGAGGTCCAGGGCCTGCGCTCGGCGCGGGTCGTGCGTTCCCCGCACGTGACCGAGCAGTTCGGCGCGGGGATGAACCGCGAAATGAATCCCGACGAGATCGAGAAGCTCGTGCTCGCCGACGGCAATCCGCGCTACGAGATCCGCGACGAGGGCAGCGACTCGGTGTTCCGCGGCACGATCCCGTTCGCGGCATCGTCGCGCGGCACGCCCAACTGCCTGCAATGCCACAAGGTGAGCGAAGGGACGGTGCTCGGCGCGGTGACGATGGAGCTGTCGCTCACCGAACTCAAGGAAAAGGCGCTCACGACGGTGACGTGGATCATGTTCACGATGGCCGTGTTCGCGGTGCTGTCGATCTTCCTCGCGCGCAAGCTGATCCTGCCCGTGGGCTCGACGGCCCAAGCGGTGGAGCGCGCCGTGCAGCGCGCGCTGAAAGGCGATTTCAAGGGGCGCGTGGAAAAGCGCACCGACGACGAGATCGGCCAGATCGCGAGCGAGACCAACAACCTGCTCAACTTCCTCGACGACGGCCTCGCGCGCATCAGCCAGCGCGTCGTGCAGCTCACCGGGCGCACCCTGCGGCAGGACGACAACCAGCTCGAGGTCGCGATCGACATGGTCAACGGTCTGGCCGACGCCTCGAGCTTCAAGCAGGCGATCGAGGAGGACGAGACCAAGAGCGAGATCTTCGGCCGCTTCGGCCGCGTGCTGACCGACCATTTCGGTGTGCGCGAGTTCTCGATCTACGAGACGTCCGGTCCCAAGCAGCTCGATCCCTTCATGGTCGACGGCAGCCAGGGCAGTGCGTGCCACTGGTGCGATCAGCAGATCCTCGTGCGCAGCGACATGTGCCGGGCCAAGCGCTCCGGCCACCCCGTCGATGGCCTGACGCAATCGGGTATCTGCTACGCCTTCAAGCAGCCCGATGACGCCGCGGAGTCGCGGCGCCACTACTGCGTGCCCATCATGCAGTCCGGATCGGTCGGCAGCATCATCCAGATCGTCGTGCCGGAGGCCGAGGCGGCGCGCTTCCATGCGCAAGTGCCCTACGTGAATGTCTATGTCCGCGAGATGGCGCCGGTGCTCGAGGCCAAGCGCCTGACCGAGACGCTGCGCGAATCCTCGCTGCGCGACGCGATGACCGGCCTGAACAACCGCCGTTTCCTCGAGGAATACGTCGACACGCTGGTCGCGACGACGCGGCGGCGCAAGACCGATCTGGCGATCCTGGTCCTGGATATCGACTATTTCAAGATGGTGAACGACACCCACGGCCATGATGCCGGCGATATCGTCCTCAAGTCGCTCGCCGCCATGCTGAGGAGTTCGGTGCGGGCGTCGGACATGGTCATCCGCTTCGGCGGTGAGGAGTTCCTCATCGTGCTGCAGGAAACCGAAGCCGCCAACGCGATCCGCGTCGCGGAGAACATTCGTGCAGCCGTCGGGGACCTGAAGGTCCAGGTCGGGGGCGCGGTGCTGCAGAAGACGATCTCGATCGGCCTCGCGATGTTCCCCGAGGACAGCGAAACCTTCTGGCAGGCCGTGAAGTTCGCCGACGTCGCGCTGTACCGTGCGAAAGAGGACGGTCGCAACCGTGTCGTGCGTTTCAGCCCGGAAATGTGGGAAGGGCACGCCGGCTCATACTGA